GGACGGTGGTGCCCGGTCCGGTGAACTCGGGCCACAGGCGCGGGATGTCGACGTTGCCGTAGGTGGCGTACGTGGGTGTGGGGAAGGCCGCGAAGAGTTCGGCGTACTGCTTGCGGACCGCGCGCTCGATGACCGACTCACGGCTCACGCCCGAACGGTCGAGCCCGGCCCACAGCCGGCGGCCCAGTTCGCGGGCCTCCTCGAAGCGGCGAGCGGTGCGCAGTTCGACCAGCGCGTCGGCGTTCTCGACGCCGAAGAGGTCGGGGAAGATGCCGCGCGAATGGTCGGCGTAATCGAGGAAGAGGACCAGGTCACCGAGGCAGAGCAGGGCGTCGGCGCCGGTTCCGGCCGCCGCGAGGTCCCGGCTGTTGCCGTGTACGTCACTGACCACATGCACACGCATGGCGTCACCCTAGATCGCGCGGGCGGGCGCGGGGAGGGGTAGGCGGACCTGGGGTTACTTTCGGGTCACCTACCCGCTGGTCTAGTCTGCGCGGGACAGTCCCCATGGCGTGTCCCGCAGCGTGTGACGCATCAAACATCTGGCCTTTCCCCCCTATCCCAAAAGCAATACCCATGGGTAACGTCCGGGCAGTCCAATCCCCCCTGCATGATCGTGGACCGCCGCCGGTGTACACACAGCGTCGTGGCGCCGGCGCTTTTGAGGAGCAGCAGTCTTGCGCGAGTTCAGCCTTCCGGCCCTGTACGAGGTCCCCGCGGACGGCAATCTGACGGACCTTATCCGTCGAAATGCCGCGCAGCACCCGGATGTTGCCGTCATGGGACGCAAGGTGAACGGCGCGTGGCAGGACGTCACCGCCGCCGCCTTCCTCGCCGAGGTCCGCGCCGCCGCCAAAGGTCTGATCGCCTCCGGGGTGCAGCCCGGTGACCGGGTCGGCCTGATGTCGCGCACGCGCTACGAGTGGACGCTGCTGGACTTCGCCATCTGGAGCGCCGGCGCCATCACCGTCCCCGTGTACGAGACCAGTTCCGCCGAGCAGATCCAGTGGATCCTCGGCGACTCCGGCGCGGTGGCCTGCCTGGTGGAGTCGCCCACGCACGAGGCGACCGTCGAGTCGGTCCGCGACCGGCTGCCGGGCCTGGAGAACATCTGGCAGATCGAGCGGGACGCCATCGCCCGGCTGCGGGCGGCCGGCGCCGACATCTCCGACGCCGAGGTGGATGCGCGCAGCGCGCTCGCCGACGCGGACTCGCCCGCCACCATCGTCTACACCTCCGGCACCACCGGCCGCCCCAAGGGCTGTGTGCTCAGCCACCGCAGCTTCTTCGCGGAGTGCGGCAACATCGTCGAGCGGCTGCGCCCGCTGTTCCGTACCGGCGAGTCCTCGGTGCTCCTCTTCCTCCCCATCGCGCATGTCTTCGGCCGGCTGGTGCAGGTCGCCGCGGTGATGGCGCCCATCAAGCTGGGCCACGCCCCCGACATCAAGAACCTCACCGACGACCTCGCCTCCTTCCGGCCGAAGCTGGTCCTGGGCGTGCCCCGGGTCTTCGAGAAGGTCTACAACTCGGCGCGGGCGAAGGCGCAGGCCGACGGCAAGGGCAAGATCTTCGACAAGGCGGCGGACATCGCGATCGCCTACAGCCGCGCGCTGGACACCCCGGAGGGCCCGTCCCTCGGCCTGAAGGTGAAGTACAAGGTCTTCGACCGGCTGGTCTACGGCAGGCTGCGCGCCGTCCTAGGCGGCCGCGCCACCCACGCCATCTCCGGCGGCGCCCCGCTCGGTGAGCGCCTCGGCCACTTCTACCGCGGCATCGGCTTCACCGTCCTGGAGGGCTACGGCCTGACGGAGTCCTGTGCGGCGACCGCCTTCAACCCCTGGGACCGGCAGAAGATCGGCAGCGTCGGACAGCCGCTGCCCGGTTCGGTCGTGCGGATCGCCGACGACGGCGAGGTGCTGCTGCACGGCGAGCACCTGTTCACCGAGTACTGGAACAACCCGTCGGCCACCAAGGAGGCGCTGTCCGACGGCTGGTTCCACACCGGCGACCTCGGCACCCTCGACGAGGACGGCTACCTCGCCATCACCGGCCGCAAGAAGGAAATACTGGTCACCGCGGGCGGCAAGAACGTCGCCCCGGCCGTGATCGAGGACCGTATCCGGGCGCACGCCCTGATCGCCGAGTGCATGGTCGTCGGCGACGGCCGGCCGTTCATCGGCGCGCTGGTCACGCTCGACGAGGAGTTCCTGCCCCGCTGGGCCGAGGAGCACGGCCACCCCGCCGATGTGACGCCGTCCCAGATCGCCGAGGACCCGGAGCTGCTGGCCGCCGTCCAGCGCGCCGTCGACGACGGCAACGCGGCGGTCTCCAAGGCCGAGTCGGTACGCAAGTTCCGTGTTCTGCCGACCCAGTTCACCGAGGAGTCGGGCCATGTCACGCCGTCGCTGAAGCTCAAGCGGAACGTGGTGGCGAAGGACTTCGCGGAGGAGATCGAGGCGATCTACCGCGGGTAGATGGGGTGTCCGGCCCGCGCTGGGGCCGAGGCCGGTCCGGTACCGCCGAATCCGCCGTCGTGGCTGCTCGCCACGGCGGCGGATTTTCGTTCGCCGGAACGCGCAACGCGCAACGCGGAACGCAGAACGCAGAACGCAGAACGCGGCAGCCCTACAGCAGTTCCTTCAGCCGTTCCGCCAGCAGGTCCCAGCGCCACTTCTCCTCGACCCAGGCGCGGCCGCGTGCGCCCATGGTGCGGCGCAGAGCGGGGTCCCGGAGCAGGGTGATGATGCGGTCGGCGGTGGGGGCCGGGAAGCCGCCGGGGACGACCCAGCCCGTCTCGCCGTCCAGGACGGCGTCGGGAGCGCCGCCCGAATCGCCCGCCACCACGGGGAGCCCGGTGGCGGAGGCCTCCAGGTAGACGATGCCGAGGCCCTCGACGTCGAGTCCGCCGCGGCGGGTGCGGCAGGGCATCGCAAAGACATCGCCGGCGCCGAAGTGGGCCGGCAGCTCCTCCCACGGGACCGCGCCGGTGAAGCGCACCGAGTCCCCGACGCCCTTCGCCAGGGCCAGCGCGTGCAGCTCCTTCTCGTACGGGCCGCCGCCGACGATCAGCAGGACGGCGTCGGGCACCGCGGCCACAATGGCCGGCATCGCCTCGATCAGGGTGTCCTGGCCCTTGCGCGGCACGAGCCGCGAGACACACACCACCACCGGCCGGCCGGTGAGCCCGAGCGCGGCCCGTACGGCGTCGCCCCCCGAACCGGGATGGAAGGTCTTCTCGTCCACCCCGGGCGGGAGTTGGACCATCCGCCCGGCGGCTTCCGGGGTGAGCGCACCGGCGATCCGCGAGCGGGTGTACTCCCCGAGGTAGGTGAGCGTGTCGGTGCCTTCGCCGATCCGGCGCAGCAGCCCGCGGGCGGCCGGCAGCTGGGCCCAGCCCGCCTCGTGGCCGTGCGTGGTCGCCACGATGCGGCGCGCACCGGCCGAGCGGAGCGCGGGCGCCATCAGCCCGAGCGGCGCCGCCGCGCCGAACCATACGGAGGAGCAGCCGTGTTCGCGCAGCAGCCCGGTGGCCCGCCGGGTCACCCTCGGGGTGGGCAGCAGCATCGTCGTACGGTCCCGTACCACCGGGAACGGCTGCTCGGCGTCGAAGGCGGCGGTGGCCGCGAGACCTTCCGCACCGCGCTTCCAGGTCGAGGCGTAGACGACGACCTGGGAGGGGTCCAGGCGCAGCGCCATGCTGTGCAGGAAGGCCTGGATGCCGCCGGGCCGGGGCGGGAAGTCGTTCGTGACGATCAAGGTCTTGTGCACGATGGTCTCTCGGCGGTCGGTCTCGGCGGTTCGGGCCCGACAGTACCGGTCGGCGGGCCCGGCGGGGCGGCCCGCCCTGCCGGTCCGGCCCTCGTCTACGGTCGTGACCAGCCGCCACCGGCGCCGTGCGGGCAGCACGAGCGGGGAGCGGTGTGCAGGGCACAGTGTCCGGCGGGCCGCACCCGGCGCCGTCGGGCAACGGCCGAGGAGGACGACGAGGTGACGATGAGCGGCGTCGGCAGAGCACGCGGGGTGTGGCTCCCGGTCGCGGTATGGGCCGTGACCCGGGCCGTGGTCCTGCTGTGCGTCCTGAGGGTGCTGGTGCTGCCGGGGCCGGATGTCACCACCGATGTCTCGGTGATCTACCAGGGCTGGTCCGGGATCCTGAAGACCGGCACCTTCCCGCTGGCCGATGTGACCTGGCAGTACCCGCCCGCCGCCGCGCTCGCGATCCTCTCCCCCGGCCTGCTGCCGTTCCTGGACTACGCCCCGGCGTTCTTCACCCTGATCCTGGTCACGGACGCGGCGGCGCTGGCGCTGTTCCTGCGGGCCGGTCGGCGGGCGGGCCATCGCCCGGCGGGGGCCTGGGTGTGGATCGCGGGCGTCGCGCTGCTGGGCCCGACCGCGTACGCCCGCTACGACCTGATGGTCGTCGCCGTGGCCGCCGCCGCGCTGTTCGCAGCCGCTCGCCGGCCGCGGGTGGCGGGCGCGCTGGTCGCCTTCGGTGCGCTGCTGAAGGTCTGGCCCGTACTGCTGCTGACGGGGGCGGCGGTGCGCGGCCGCCGGGCGCGCACCCTGTGGTGGAGCGCGGCCGGCACCGCGGCCGGGCTGGCCCTGCTCTCCGCGGCCGCGGCACCGGGCGCGTGGGCCTTCCTCACCTTCCAGCGCGACCGCGGTACGGAGGTCGAGTCGCTCGGCGCGCTGGTCTTCCATGTG
This Streptomyces decoyicus DNA region includes the following protein-coding sequences:
- a CDS encoding metallophosphoesterase family protein produces the protein MRVHVVSDVHGNSRDLAAAGTGADALLCLGDLVLFLDYADHSRGIFPDLFGVENADALVELRTARRFEEARELGRRLWAGLDRSGVSRESVIERAVRKQYAELFAAFPTPTYATYGNVDIPRLWPEFTGPGTTVLDGQRVEIGGRVFGFVGGGLTTPMSTPYEISDEEYAAKVEAVGEVDVLCTHIPPDVPELCYDTVARRFERGSAALLHAIRTTRPRYALFGHVHQPLARRVRIDGTECINVGHFNATGTPYVMEW
- a CDS encoding AMP-dependent synthetase/ligase; protein product: MREFSLPALYEVPADGNLTDLIRRNAAQHPDVAVMGRKVNGAWQDVTAAAFLAEVRAAAKGLIASGVQPGDRVGLMSRTRYEWTLLDFAIWSAGAITVPVYETSSAEQIQWILGDSGAVACLVESPTHEATVESVRDRLPGLENIWQIERDAIARLRAAGADISDAEVDARSALADADSPATIVYTSGTTGRPKGCVLSHRSFFAECGNIVERLRPLFRTGESSVLLFLPIAHVFGRLVQVAAVMAPIKLGHAPDIKNLTDDLASFRPKLVLGVPRVFEKVYNSARAKAQADGKGKIFDKAADIAIAYSRALDTPEGPSLGLKVKYKVFDRLVYGRLRAVLGGRATHAISGGAPLGERLGHFYRGIGFTVLEGYGLTESCAATAFNPWDRQKIGSVGQPLPGSVVRIADDGEVLLHGEHLFTEYWNNPSATKEALSDGWFHTGDLGTLDEDGYLAITGRKKEILVTAGGKNVAPAVIEDRIRAHALIAECMVVGDGRPFIGALVTLDEEFLPRWAEEHGHPADVTPSQIAEDPELLAAVQRAVDDGNAAVSKAESVRKFRVLPTQFTEESGHVTPSLKLKRNVVAKDFAEEIEAIYRG
- a CDS encoding glycosyltransferase family 4 protein — protein: MHKTLIVTNDFPPRPGGIQAFLHSMALRLDPSQVVVYASTWKRGAEGLAATAAFDAEQPFPVVRDRTTMLLPTPRVTRRATGLLREHGCSSVWFGAAAPLGLMAPALRSAGARRIVATTHGHEAGWAQLPAARGLLRRIGEGTDTLTYLGEYTRSRIAGALTPEAAGRMVQLPPGVDEKTFHPGSGGDAVRAALGLTGRPVVVCVSRLVPRKGQDTLIEAMPAIVAAVPDAVLLIVGGGPYEKELHALALAKGVGDSVRFTGAVPWEELPAHFGAGDVFAMPCRTRRGGLDVEGLGIVYLEASATGLPVVAGDSGGAPDAVLDGETGWVVPGGFPAPTADRIITLLRDPALRRTMGARGRAWVEEKWRWDLLAERLKELL
- a CDS encoding glycosyltransferase 87 family protein, translating into MSGVGRARGVWLPVAVWAVTRAVVLLCVLRVLVLPGPDVTTDVSVIYQGWSGILKTGTFPLADVTWQYPPAAALAILSPGLLPFLDYAPAFFTLILVTDAAALALFLRAGRRAGHRPAGAWVWIAGVALLGPTAYARYDLMVVAVAAAALFAAARRPRVAGALVAFGALLKVWPVLLLTGAAVRGRRARTLWWSAAGTAAGLALLSAAAAPGAWAFLTFQRDRGTEVESLGALVFHVARQYGWDGQVLLHYGSLEFLGPGVPFVSTLALTLSLAAVGWLFLWRVRARESGPGTLCDAAFTATLLFTTTSRVISPQYMLWLVGLAAVCVTVRASRQALPAVLVLLATGVTLLEFPVWFADVVASAPRGVALLVVRNGLLVAASLIACRRLWVATRGSGHGRTEPVGVVSARRPVGETTAATGRLTRHTSQAPADGPAASGR